In Gloeocapsa sp. PCC 73106, one DNA window encodes the following:
- a CDS encoding TIGR03960 family B12-binding radical SAM protein, with translation MTIALEQLLTPEINKPARYLGNELGAKHKPWSSAQVRWVLTYPEVYELGASNLGHIILYNILNDQADQLCDRTYLPAQDFTQKLRATATPLFALESRRPLTDFDVVGFSLSYELGATNILEMLDLGGIPLTWRERNQGNYPLIFAGGQTATSNPEPYADFFDFYALGDGEELLPEIGRAIATAKAKGANRSELLLALTQVEGVYVPQFYQMATDGSVEPLRSDVPAKIRRRVAQPDPNYAIGLVPYIETIHDRLVVEIRRGCTRGCRFCQPGMLTRPARDVEPVKVVEAIEQGMRATGYNEFSLLSLSCSDYLSLPAVGMEIKNRLKEDNISLSLPSQRVDRFDENIANIIGGTRQSGLTFAPEAGTQRMRDVINKGLTNAELLRGVKTAVEQGWEKIKLYFMIGLPGETDLDVLGIAETIAWLKQECQMVGKRRVHFNLTISNFTPKPHTPFQWHSVSTSEFQRKQALLRQAFKRIRGVKINYTDVRISAMEDFVGRGDRRLAPVIRRAWELGAGMDAWWENLDQAYQAWAEAINQGGLTWKYRQVEQGEWNIMETKGEEALDAPLPWDHLDTGISKKWLKEDLKKALAATIVPDCAFDRCSLCGVCGPDFGHNIVITPPPIPEFSGHFQPDTERVQRLRVWFGKTGEMALIGHLDLVRLFDRVMRRAGLPISFTGGFHPSPRIAIAHALALGVTSSGELVDFELKRSIEPEEFHQVLISHLPPDLPVYRVEEVALKSPAANVLLVSAEYQVTVSASTPISCEQWQNWVLEIINSGEILWEKKTKSGKKVQINLRDRLFTLAVESPGVLRYWGSCHHDGTILTPQHLLYMLERVSQLELSLVKVHRVNLELQETKSY, from the coding sequence ATGACCATCGCTTTAGAGCAGCTATTAACGCCAGAAATCAATAAACCTGCCCGTTATCTAGGTAACGAATTGGGGGCTAAGCATAAACCCTGGTCAAGCGCTCAGGTACGCTGGGTGTTAACCTATCCAGAGGTATACGAACTGGGAGCATCTAATCTGGGTCATATCATTCTCTACAATATACTTAATGACCAAGCCGACCAACTGTGCGATCGCACTTATCTTCCCGCGCAAGATTTTACCCAAAAGCTCAGAGCAACCGCTACACCCTTATTTGCTCTAGAATCGCGACGACCTTTGACGGATTTTGATGTGGTGGGATTTAGTCTCAGTTATGAACTCGGTGCTACTAATATCTTAGAAATGCTCGATTTAGGGGGTATACCCCTGACTTGGAGGGAAAGAAACCAAGGTAATTACCCTCTAATTTTTGCAGGAGGACAAACCGCTACCTCTAATCCTGAACCTTATGCCGATTTCTTCGATTTTTACGCTTTAGGAGATGGAGAAGAGTTATTACCAGAAATTGGAAGAGCGATCGCTACTGCTAAAGCCAAAGGTGCTAATCGCTCTGAATTACTGTTAGCTCTAACTCAAGTAGAGGGCGTCTATGTACCCCAATTCTATCAAATGGCGACTGATGGCTCGGTAGAACCCCTACGCTCTGATGTACCTGCTAAAATTCGCCGACGCGTCGCTCAACCTGATCCTAATTACGCCATTGGGTTAGTTCCCTACATCGAAACAATCCATGATCGCTTAGTAGTAGAAATTAGAAGAGGTTGCACCCGCGGTTGTCGCTTCTGTCAGCCGGGAATGTTAACGCGTCCCGCTCGTGATGTAGAACCAGTTAAGGTAGTAGAGGCGATCGAACAGGGAATGAGAGCCACCGGTTACAATGAATTTTCTCTACTGTCTCTGAGTTGCTCTGATTATCTCTCTCTTCCTGCTGTGGGGATGGAAATTAAAAATCGTCTCAAAGAGGATAATATCTCCCTATCTCTACCGAGTCAAAGAGTCGATCGCTTTGATGAAAATATCGCTAATATCATTGGGGGAACGCGTCAGTCGGGTTTGACTTTTGCTCCTGAAGCGGGTACCCAAAGAATGCGCGATGTGATTAACAAAGGTTTAACCAACGCTGAGTTACTCAGAGGTGTAAAAACAGCGGTAGAACAGGGTTGGGAAAAGATTAAACTTTATTTTATGATCGGTCTACCGGGAGAAACGGATTTAGATGTTTTGGGTATCGCCGAAACTATAGCCTGGCTCAAACAAGAATGTCAAATGGTTGGTAAACGTAGGGTACACTTTAACCTGACTATTTCTAACTTTACCCCTAAACCCCATACCCCGTTTCAATGGCATTCGGTTTCTACCAGTGAATTCCAACGCAAACAAGCTCTACTCAGACAAGCTTTTAAACGCATTCGCGGCGTCAAAATTAACTATACCGATGTACGTATTTCCGCTATGGAGGATTTTGTCGGTAGGGGCGATCGCCGACTCGCTCCTGTGATACGTCGCGCTTGGGAGTTGGGCGCGGGTATGGATGCGTGGTGGGAAAATCTAGATCAAGCTTATCAAGCATGGGCTGAGGCGATCAACCAAGGGGGTTTAACCTGGAAATATCGTCAGGTAGAGCAGGGGGAATGGAATATTATGGAAACCAAAGGTGAAGAGGCTTTGGATGCTCCCCTTCCTTGGGATCATTTAGATACGGGTATCTCTAAAAAATGGCTCAAAGAAGATTTAAAAAAGGCTCTGGCTGCCACTATAGTACCTGATTGCGCTTTTGATCGCTGTTCTCTCTGCGGTGTCTGTGGTCCCGATTTCGGTCACAATATAGTGATTACTCCTCCTCCTATTCCTGAATTTTCAGGACATTTTCAACCCGATACCGAGCGTGTACAACGTCTACGCGTTTGGTTTGGAAAAACCGGGGAAATGGCTTTGATTGGTCACTTGGATTTGGTACGTTTGTTTGATCGCGTTATGCGTCGAGCGGGTTTACCTATTTCTTTTACCGGTGGTTTCCATCCTAGTCCGAGAATAGCGATCGCTCACGCCTTAGCTTTGGGGGTAACTAGCAGCGGGGAGCTCGTGGATTTTGAACTTAAACGCTCTATAGAGCCAGAAGAATTTCATCAAGTTTTGATTTCTCATTTACCACCGGATTTACCCGTCTATCGTGTGGAGGAGGTAGCATTAAAATCTCCTGCGGCTAATGTTTTATTAGTAAGCGCTGAATATCAAGTTACTGTGAGCGCTTCTACCCCTATTTCCTGTGAGCAATGGCAAAATTGGGTTCTAGAGATTATTAATAGCGGGGAAATTCTCTGGGAGAAAAAGACTAAATCGGGTAAAAAAGTCCAGATTAATCTGCGCGATCGTCTGTTTACTCTCGCTGTAGAATCACCTGGTGTCTTGCGCTATTGGGGTAGTTGTCATCACGATGGAACGATTCTGACTCCTCAACATCTGCTTTATATGTTAGAGCGGGTGTCTCAACTGGAATTGTCTCTAGTTAAAGTGCATCGTGTCAATCTAGAGTTACAGGAAACCAAGTCTTATTGA